The Hymenobacter sp. GOD-10R genome includes a window with the following:
- a CDS encoding TlpA disulfide reductase family protein, translating to MKNYLLGCLLATAWTAHAQAPVPFTLEGKLGKLNNAAKVYLWRSGKGFGDSATVKNGKFKLVGTLTKPSQSRLYLVQKGNRMRMRTGQADHTAFFLDKGKTTFTSPDSLVHASIKGPALTNEFEKLQVALKPSSDKMQALMTEYRAASPEQRKSPEFEKRMDEQDKVITAEANKVYSAHIRQNPNSLISLEAVREVGGAVPKYDDVAPLFALLSPELQASPEGKKYGERLEALKSVSIGANAPDFTLSTPEGKPVSLSQFRGKYVLVDFWASWCGPCRQENPNVTKVYNEYKTRNFDILGVSLDTEKARDKWLKAIQDDQLAWTQVSDLKGWENQAAKSYSIQAIPQNFLVDPSGKIVATNLRGEALKTTLAQFIK from the coding sequence ATGAAGAACTATCTACTTGGTTGCCTGCTGGCTACCGCCTGGACGGCACACGCACAAGCTCCCGTACCATTCACGCTAGAAGGCAAGCTAGGTAAACTAAACAACGCCGCCAAAGTTTATCTGTGGCGCAGCGGCAAAGGTTTCGGCGACTCTGCAACGGTGAAGAATGGCAAGTTCAAGCTGGTAGGCACCCTGACCAAGCCGAGCCAAAGCCGTTTGTACTTGGTACAGAAGGGCAACCGCATGCGGATGCGCACGGGTCAAGCTGACCACACTGCCTTCTTCCTCGATAAAGGCAAAACAACGTTCACCAGCCCCGATTCTCTTGTTCATGCCAGCATCAAGGGGCCGGCGCTGACCAATGAGTTTGAGAAACTGCAAGTGGCGTTGAAGCCGAGCAGCGACAAGATGCAGGCGCTCATGACGGAGTACCGAGCCGCGTCGCCGGAGCAGCGCAAGTCGCCGGAGTTCGAGAAGCGCATGGATGAGCAAGACAAAGTGATTACGGCAGAAGCCAACAAAGTGTATTCGGCTCACATTCGCCAGAACCCTAACTCCTTGATCAGCTTAGAAGCCGTCAGAGAAGTAGGTGGCGCCGTACCGAAATACGACGACGTAGCGCCCCTGTTTGCGTTGCTTTCGCCTGAACTACAAGCTAGCCCCGAAGGTAAAAAGTACGGCGAGAGGCTGGAAGCGCTCAAAAGTGTATCAATTGGTGCCAATGCCCCTGATTTCACGCTCAGCACGCCTGAAGGGAAGCCAGTAAGTCTGAGCCAGTTCCGCGGCAAGTACGTGCTAGTCGACTTTTGGGCCTCGTGGTGCGGCCCTTGCCGGCAAGAAAACCCCAACGTGACCAAAGTGTACAACGAATACAAAACCAGGAACTTCGATATCCTAGGTGTATCCCTCGACACGGAGAAAGCCCGCGACAAATGGCTCAAAGCCATCCAAGACGACCAGCTCGCCTGGACGCAAGTATCTGACCTGAAGGGTTGGGAGAATCAAGCCGCCAAGAGCTACAGCATTCAAGCTATTCCGCAGAACTTCTTGGTAGACCCGAGCGGCAAAATCGTGGCGACTAACCTGCGTGGGGAGGCGCTAAAAACGACACTAGCCCAATTCATCAAGTAG
- the serA gene encoding phosphoglycerate dehydrogenase: protein MAKPDLPYLIIDFDSTFTQVEGLDELADIALQGHPDRTKVVGDIRALTDSGMNGSISFSESLRRRLGLLSARREHLPLLVAQLKTKVSDSIVRNRDFFRQFPGRVYIVSSGFREFIEPVVADFGIPSEYVLANTFTYDEAGNISGFDASNVLSRDGGKIEQLRQLNLPGDVYVLGDGYTDYQIREAGLANRFYAFTENVTRDAVVARADEVVPSFDEFLYQNKLPMTLSYPKNRIRVLLLENIETTAEKLFREEGYQVEIVQGGLDEDELVARIEGVSILGIRSKTQVTQRVLDAANRLIAVGAFCIGTNQIDLVGCMKKGVAVFNAPFSNTRSVVELALSEIIALARRLPEKSEKMHQGEWDKSAKGAFEVRGKKLGIVGYGNIGTQLSVVAEALGMQVFYYDISEKLQLGNAHKFKTLHELLQQVDIVTLHVDGRPSNTNLIGAEEFAMMKPGAIFLNNSRGHVVDVPALAAALRSGHLGGAAVDVFPYEPKTNSEPFESELRGLPNVLLTPHIGGSTAEAQRNIAEFVPERIMQYVNSGNTQQSVNFPNIQLPDQQAHRLIHIHANVPGVLARINNVLANRHVNILGQYLKTNEHIGYVITDIDKQYEPEVIDELRHVEHTIKFRVLY from the coding sequence ATGGCCAAACCTGACCTTCCGTACCTCATTATCGACTTCGACAGCACCTTCACCCAAGTAGAAGGGCTCGATGAGCTAGCCGACATTGCCCTGCAAGGCCACCCCGACCGCACGAAAGTGGTGGGCGACATCCGCGCCCTCACCGACTCGGGCATGAACGGCAGCATTTCCTTCTCCGAATCGTTGCGCCGACGGCTAGGTTTGCTGAGCGCCCGGCGCGAGCATCTGCCGCTGCTGGTGGCCCAGCTCAAGACGAAAGTGTCGGACAGCATCGTGCGTAACCGTGACTTTTTCCGGCAGTTTCCGGGGCGGGTATATATCGTGAGCAGCGGCTTTCGCGAGTTTATCGAGCCTGTAGTGGCTGATTTCGGCATTCCCTCCGAGTATGTGCTGGCCAATACCTTCACCTACGACGAAGCCGGCAACATCTCGGGCTTCGACGCGAGCAACGTGCTGAGTCGCGACGGCGGCAAAATTGAGCAGTTGCGCCAGCTCAACCTCCCCGGTGATGTGTACGTGCTCGGCGACGGCTACACCGACTACCAGATCCGCGAGGCCGGCCTAGCTAATCGCTTCTACGCCTTCACCGAAAACGTGACGCGCGACGCCGTAGTAGCCCGCGCCGACGAAGTGGTGCCCTCTTTCGACGAATTTCTGTACCAGAATAAACTTCCCATGACGCTCTCTTATCCGAAGAACCGCATCCGCGTACTACTGCTCGAAAACATTGAAACGACCGCCGAAAAGCTGTTTCGTGAGGAAGGATACCAGGTTGAAATCGTGCAGGGTGGCCTCGACGAAGATGAACTCGTGGCGCGCATTGAAGGGGTGAGCATCCTAGGTATTCGCTCCAAAACGCAAGTCACGCAGCGCGTACTCGACGCCGCCAACCGCCTGATTGCCGTGGGGGCGTTCTGCATCGGCACCAACCAGATTGACTTGGTGGGCTGCATGAAAAAGGGCGTGGCCGTGTTCAACGCGCCTTTCTCCAACACCCGTTCGGTCGTAGAGCTAGCCTTGTCGGAGATTATCGCACTGGCCCGCCGTCTGCCGGAGAAGAGCGAGAAGATGCACCAGGGCGAGTGGGATAAGTCGGCGAAGGGCGCTTTTGAAGTGCGCGGCAAAAAGCTAGGTATTGTGGGCTACGGCAATATCGGCACCCAGCTGTCGGTAGTGGCCGAGGCGCTGGGCATGCAAGTATTCTACTACGATATCTCCGAAAAGCTCCAGCTCGGTAACGCGCACAAGTTCAAGACCCTGCACGAGTTGCTGCAACAGGTTGATATCGTGACGCTGCACGTGGACGGGCGACCCAGCAACACCAACCTCATCGGGGCCGAAGAATTTGCGATGATGAAGCCCGGCGCCATCTTCCTCAACAACAGCCGCGGCCACGTGGTCGATGTGCCCGCCTTAGCTGCCGCCCTGCGCTCGGGGCACCTAGGTGGCGCCGCCGTCGATGTCTTTCCTTACGAGCCCAAGACCAACTCCGAGCCGTTTGAAAGCGAGCTGCGCGGATTGCCCAACGTGCTGCTCACGCCCCACATCGGCGGCAGCACGGCCGAAGCCCAGCGCAACATCGCCGAGTTCGTGCCCGAGCGCATCATGCAATACGTGAACAGCGGCAACACTCAACAGAGCGTCAACTTCCCCAACATTCAGCTGCCCGACCAACAGGCGCACCGCCTCATTCACATTCACGCCAACGTGCCCGGCGTGCTGGCCCGCATCAACAACGTACTAGCCAACCGCCACGTGAACATCCTAGGTCAGTATCTCAAAACCAACGAGCACATCGGCTACGTGATTACCGACATCGACAAGCAATACGAGCCGGAGGTAATTGACGAGCTACGCCACGTGGAGCACACCATCAAGTTCCGTGTGCTGTATTAA
- a CDS encoding CTP synthase, whose translation MPDRTPTSAAATAKYIFVTGGVTSSLGKGIISASLAKLLQARGFRVTIQKFDPYINIDPGTLNPYEHGECFVTDDGAETDLDLGHYERFLNTATSQANNVTTGRIYNHVIRKEREGAYLGKTVQVVPHITDEIKRRMLLLGQGGEFDVVITEIGGCIGDIESLPFVEAVRQLRWELPPNDSLVIHLTLLPYLAAAGELKTKPTQHSVRDLREAGLQPDILVCRSEHPIPMEMRKKIALFCNVKINSVIESLDADSIYSVPLLMLKEQLDDRVIKKLKLTGGSPSPDLEAWKDFLGRLKNPTEEVTIALVGKYVELPDAYKSINESFIHAGAQNECKVTVRSIQSEHINVDNVAQLLHGVDGVLVAPGFGERGFEGKVAAIKYVREKGIPFFGICLGMQCAVVEFARNVLKLEGASSTEMDAQTPHPVINMMEEQKAITQKGGTMRLGSYNCELRKGSKAAKAYGRNHVSERHRHRYELNNDYLGQFEEAGLIASGLNPDTGLVEVIELRDHPWFVAGQFHPELKSTVQNPHPLFVRFVRAAIQHHKNEI comes from the coding sequence ATGCCAGACCGAACTCCAACTTCCGCGGCTGCAACGGCCAAGTACATTTTTGTCACCGGCGGGGTGACCTCCTCTCTCGGAAAAGGAATTATTTCCGCTTCCCTTGCTAAGTTGCTGCAAGCCCGCGGCTTCCGGGTCACTATTCAGAAGTTTGACCCCTATATCAACATCGATCCTGGCACGCTGAACCCCTATGAACATGGGGAATGCTTCGTAACCGACGATGGCGCCGAAACCGACCTCGACCTAGGTCACTACGAGCGTTTTCTGAACACCGCCACTTCGCAGGCCAACAACGTTACCACCGGCCGCATCTACAACCACGTGATCCGTAAGGAGCGCGAGGGTGCCTACCTCGGCAAGACGGTGCAAGTGGTACCCCACATCACCGACGAAATTAAGCGGCGCATGCTGCTGCTCGGCCAAGGCGGCGAGTTCGACGTGGTGATTACCGAAATCGGTGGCTGTATTGGTGACATTGAAAGCTTGCCTTTCGTGGAGGCGGTGCGCCAGCTGCGCTGGGAACTTCCACCGAACGATTCACTCGTTATTCACCTTACCCTGCTGCCTTACCTAGCTGCAGCTGGCGAGCTGAAAACCAAGCCCACCCAGCACTCGGTGCGCGACTTGCGCGAGGCTGGCCTGCAACCCGACATTCTGGTGTGCCGCTCCGAGCACCCTATTCCGATGGAGATGCGCAAGAAAATTGCGCTGTTCTGCAACGTAAAAATCAACTCCGTTATCGAGTCGCTCGACGCCGACAGCATCTACTCGGTGCCGCTGCTCATGTTGAAAGAACAGCTCGACGACCGGGTTATCAAGAAGCTCAAGCTCACCGGCGGCAGCCCCTCCCCCGACCTAGAAGCGTGGAAAGATTTCCTAGGTCGCCTGAAGAACCCAACGGAGGAAGTGACGATTGCCTTGGTCGGGAAGTACGTGGAGCTGCCGGATGCCTACAAATCCATTAACGAGTCGTTCATTCATGCTGGCGCCCAGAATGAATGCAAGGTGACGGTGCGCAGCATCCAGTCGGAGCACATCAATGTAGATAACGTGGCGCAGCTGCTACACGGCGTCGATGGCGTACTGGTAGCACCGGGTTTTGGCGAACGAGGCTTCGAGGGCAAGGTAGCCGCTATCAAGTATGTGCGCGAAAAGGGTATTCCGTTCTTTGGTATCTGCCTAGGTATGCAATGCGCAGTGGTGGAATTTGCCCGCAACGTGCTCAAGCTCGAAGGCGCCAGCTCCACCGAAATGGACGCCCAAACGCCGCACCCCGTCATCAACATGATGGAAGAGCAGAAAGCCATTACGCAGAAAGGCGGCACCATGCGTCTGGGCTCGTACAATTGCGAGCTACGCAAAGGCTCGAAGGCGGCCAAAGCTTACGGACGCAACCACGTTAGCGAACGGCACCGCCACCGTTATGAACTCAACAACGACTACTTAGGTCAGTTTGAGGAAGCCGGTCTAATAGCCTCGGGCCTCAACCCTGACACGGGCCTAGTGGAAGTTATTGAGCTCCGCGACCATCCGTGGTTCGTGGCCGGGCAGTTTCACCCCGAGCTGAAGAGCACCGTGCAGAATCCGCACCCGCTTTTTGTACGCTTCGTTCGGGCGGCCATCCAGCATCACAAAAACGAGATTTAG
- a CDS encoding D-alanyl-D-alanine carboxypeptidase/D-alanyl-D-alanine-endopeptidase: MLLSFFRRLSLLGLLLATTFAFAASGGDDESETSLNRGHGPRWLNKLITESPVLRQHFVGVCITDVATGEKLYELNADRYFTPASNMKLFSFYAGLHILGDSVPSLRYVVRHDSLLFWGTGDPTLLHGDVPSRRAFDFLQNRPEKLFYLPIPCVDAFGPGWGWEDYNYYYSPERGPFPIYGHTVRFYGGPGKRPRVGPRFFNPMVKAALPGVTDAEHVRRVVTENQFTYFPATKNWIDETPFRTSPVLLQQLLQDTLRRAVVVLPWRMPRPQDSVRTLMGLPVDSLYRRMLQVSDNFLAEQLLLLCSSKLGPDSLDTGRVIRLARRQYLADLPDAPHWVDGSGLSRFNLVTPRTFVALLLKLHQEVPEPRLLSVLAAGGGHGTLRRVYHDKMGTWFWGKTGTLSNNHNVCGYLRTRKGRLLAVSFMNNNHVVTTTEVRNEMERVLGQVRERL, translated from the coding sequence ATGCTGCTTTCGTTTTTTCGCCGCCTTTCTTTGCTCGGGTTGCTCCTAGCCACCACGTTTGCCTTCGCTGCCAGCGGAGGTGATGATGAGTCTGAAACTTCTTTGAACCGTGGCCACGGCCCACGCTGGTTGAATAAGCTTATTACCGAGTCGCCTGTGCTGCGGCAGCATTTCGTTGGTGTTTGCATCACCGACGTAGCTACTGGCGAGAAGCTGTACGAACTCAATGCCGACCGCTACTTCACCCCGGCCAGCAACATGAAGCTCTTCAGCTTTTACGCTGGGCTGCATATACTTGGCGATTCGGTACCTAGCTTGCGCTACGTGGTGCGCCATGACTCGCTGCTCTTCTGGGGTACCGGCGACCCCACGCTCCTACACGGCGATGTACCGAGCCGGCGTGCGTTCGACTTCCTGCAAAATCGTCCCGAGAAGCTGTTTTACCTGCCTATTCCGTGCGTCGATGCGTTTGGACCGGGTTGGGGTTGGGAAGACTACAACTACTATTATTCGCCGGAGCGCGGCCCCTTCCCGATCTACGGGCACACGGTGCGGTTTTATGGTGGGCCAGGGAAGAGGCCCCGCGTAGGGCCACGCTTTTTCAACCCCATGGTGAAAGCCGCCCTGCCCGGCGTCACCGACGCCGAGCATGTGCGGCGGGTCGTCACGGAGAATCAGTTCACGTATTTCCCCGCAACGAAGAACTGGATAGACGAGACGCCCTTCCGGACCAGTCCTGTGCTCTTGCAGCAACTGCTTCAGGATACGCTGCGGCGTGCAGTTGTCGTGCTTCCGTGGCGGATGCCGCGCCCCCAAGATTCGGTGCGTACTCTCATGGGGCTGCCCGTCGACTCGCTTTACCGCCGGATGCTGCAAGTGAGCGACAATTTTTTGGCCGAGCAACTCCTGCTGCTGTGCTCCAGTAAGCTAGGTCCGGATTCGCTTGACACAGGGCGCGTGATCCGACTCGCGCGCCGGCAATACCTAGCCGACCTGCCCGACGCGCCGCACTGGGTTGACGGCTCTGGGCTTTCGCGCTTCAACCTCGTGACGCCTCGCACGTTTGTGGCGCTGCTGCTGAAGCTGCATCAGGAAGTGCCTGAGCCACGCCTGCTCAGTGTGCTAGCGGCGGGTGGCGGCCACGGCACCCTGCGCCGCGTGTACCACGACAAAATGGGTACGTGGTTTTGGGGGAAAACCGGCACGCTTAGCAACAATCACAACGTGTGCGGCTACTTGCGCACCCGCAAAGGGAGGTTGCTAGCTGTGAGCTTCATGAACAACAACCACGTCGTGACGACCACTGAGGTTCGCAACGAGATGGAGCGAGTGCTAGGGCAAGTGCGGGAGCGGCTGTAA
- a CDS encoding VOC family protein yields MLTLLHVHHIAIICSDYEVSKRFYTEVLGLNVIREVYRAERQSWKLDLALNDHYIIELFSFPGAPPRPSRPEAIGLRHLAFAVSDLDATVQELAQHQVTAEPIRVDEFTGRRFTFIADPDDLPLEFYEA; encoded by the coding sequence ATGCTAACGCTGCTGCACGTTCACCACATCGCCATCATCTGCTCCGACTACGAGGTTTCGAAGCGTTTCTACACGGAAGTGCTCGGCCTGAATGTTATCCGGGAAGTGTACCGCGCCGAGCGGCAGTCGTGGAAGCTCGATCTAGCGCTGAACGACCACTATATCATCGAGCTATTTTCCTTTCCGGGCGCGCCTCCCCGGCCCTCCCGTCCCGAAGCAATTGGCCTACGCCACCTAGCTTTTGCCGTCTCCGACCTCGATGCCACGGTGCAGGAGCTAGCTCAGCACCAAGTAACAGCCGAGCCGATTCGGGTAGATGAGTTTACGGGCCGGCGCTTCACGTTCATCGCCGACCCCGACGACTTGCCGCTGGAGTTTTACGAGGCGTAA
- a CDS encoding DUF421 domain-containing protein, giving the protein MAQAKQVEPFDWHRIFWSEDAPPAFLGEVALRCAITYLLVLGILRLTGRRGVRQLSIFELSIILALGSAAGDAMFYSDVPLTHIAVVFLVVGLMYLGFNFLTEKSVRFSDWLEGATVCLIDEGRVEMTTFKKQNLTQKELFGELRQHQVEHLGQVRKLYMEATGNVSIYFYPDEEVQPGLPIWPERLKKAQLEITDAGSYACSTCGYPNTLSVGKHTCSICQNQRWLPSSTAKRQA; this is encoded by the coding sequence ATGGCCCAAGCTAAGCAAGTAGAGCCCTTTGATTGGCATCGCATTTTTTGGTCGGAAGACGCACCGCCCGCTTTTTTAGGTGAAGTCGCACTACGTTGCGCCATCACGTATCTGCTGGTGCTGGGAATATTGCGTCTCACAGGTCGCCGCGGCGTACGGCAGCTCTCCATCTTCGAGCTCAGCATCATCTTGGCCCTAGGCTCGGCGGCCGGCGACGCCATGTTCTACTCCGATGTGCCGCTCACGCACATTGCCGTCGTGTTTCTGGTAGTCGGTTTGATGTACCTAGGCTTTAACTTTCTCACGGAGAAGTCAGTACGATTCAGCGACTGGCTGGAAGGGGCTACTGTTTGCCTTATTGACGAAGGCAGAGTAGAAATGACCACTTTCAAAAAGCAAAACCTCACTCAGAAAGAGCTATTCGGAGAATTGCGTCAACATCAGGTAGAGCACCTTGGGCAGGTACGCAAGCTGTACATGGAAGCCACTGGCAACGTGAGCATTTACTTCTACCCGGATGAAGAAGTGCAGCCCGGCTTACCGATCTGGCCGGAACGGCTGAAGAAAGCCCAGTTGGAAATCACGGATGCTGGTTCGTACGCTTGCTCCACGTGTGGCTACCCTAACACGCTATCGGTGGGCAAGCATACCTGCTCCATTTGCCAAAATCAGCGCTGGCTACCTAGCTCTACGGCCAAGCGCCAAGCGTAA
- a CDS encoding putative quinol monooxygenase codes for MKFTLIALLVLLSCSSVSAQKTNMMIRMSEIEIDPNYLEEYKKILKEESRASVKLEPGVISIYPMYQKENPTQVRILEIYASREAYESHLKTPHFLEYKTTTIKMVKALKLIDMDAIDAEAMPAIFRKVNAK; via the coding sequence ATGAAATTTACCCTGATTGCACTTCTGGTTCTCTTGTCATGCTCTAGTGTTTCTGCTCAAAAAACTAATATGATGATTCGCATGTCGGAAATAGAGATTGATCCAAATTATCTTGAAGAGTACAAAAAGATTCTCAAGGAAGAATCCCGGGCATCTGTCAAATTAGAGCCCGGCGTTATTTCTATTTATCCAATGTATCAGAAGGAAAACCCAACGCAGGTTCGAATTCTAGAAATATATGCTAGTCGGGAAGCCTATGAGTCGCATCTGAAGACGCCTCATTTCTTGGAGTATAAAACGACAACTATTAAAATGGTAAAAGCATTGAAGCTTATCGATATGGACGCTATAGATGCCGAAGCCATGCCCGCGATATTTCGGAAGGTAAACGCTAAATAA
- a CDS encoding TlpA disulfide reductase family protein, which produces MKKQLLRLLLLTPFVAQAQAPLSYEAKSQNKKVEAPAPVPIPFVLKGKIGNVDAPARVFLLQDGRFDKSAPLHNGEFELKGTTDTPKQTMMLLVRSGNVYDAFGASRVDRTSVFLEQGTITFTSPDSIQNATITGSPLTTEIQKYWAAGKPLDAKFMALEAKQKAAEQAQSPKLVSRLQAKRKALLEKSHRRTIDYIKTHPNSYVSLDMVQRLSWSNPNYAEIIPLYDALSPELRNSVDGRKYGELLQVVKEATAANSTKSPQEQKEAIKLAIAKHHGAEMLYKEDKRKQRITTYITTHPDVPASLDSLKEVVGPVPDHAEAAKLYNALSATVRNTPAGKAYGEELDRIKLVAVGQQAPDFTQQTPDGRQVSLADYRGKYVLVDFWASWCGPCRAENPNVIKIYNQFKDKNFDILGVSLDKDQAREKWLKAIQDDKLAWTQVSDLKGWQNQVAMLYWVRAIPQNFLIDPSGKIVATNLRGEALQTTLSKLIK; this is translated from the coding sequence ATGAAAAAACAACTGCTCCGCTTGCTGTTGCTTACCCCATTCGTGGCGCAAGCCCAGGCCCCTCTCTCGTATGAAGCGAAGAGCCAAAATAAGAAGGTAGAGGCCCCCGCTCCGGTGCCTATCCCCTTTGTGCTGAAAGGTAAGATTGGAAATGTAGATGCACCAGCCAGAGTTTTCTTGTTGCAAGACGGTCGTTTCGATAAATCCGCTCCCTTGCACAACGGCGAGTTCGAGCTGAAAGGCACTACGGACACACCTAAGCAAACCATGATGCTTTTGGTACGAAGTGGTAATGTATATGATGCTTTTGGAGCTTCACGCGTAGACCGCACCAGTGTATTCTTAGAACAAGGCACTATAACATTTACTAGTCCTGATTCTATACAAAATGCGACTATAACAGGCTCGCCGCTGACAACAGAAATTCAGAAATATTGGGCGGCTGGTAAGCCATTGGATGCCAAGTTTATGGCATTGGAAGCTAAGCAGAAAGCAGCTGAACAGGCTCAATCTCCGAAGCTGGTGAGTCGGTTGCAAGCAAAGCGGAAGGCGCTTCTGGAAAAGAGCCACCGTCGGACAATAGATTATATTAAGACTCACCCTAACTCCTACGTGAGCTTAGATATGGTGCAGCGCCTCAGCTGGTCTAATCCCAATTATGCAGAAATCATCCCGCTGTATGACGCGCTCAGCCCGGAACTGCGCAACAGCGTGGATGGTCGGAAATACGGGGAACTGCTTCAAGTTGTCAAGGAGGCTACCGCCGCTAACAGCACCAAGTCGCCTCAAGAGCAGAAGGAGGCCATCAAGCTAGCTATTGCAAAGCACCATGGAGCAGAGATGCTGTATAAGGAAGATAAGCGCAAGCAGCGAATAACCACGTATATCACGACTCACCCTGACGTGCCCGCGAGCTTAGACTCGCTTAAAGAGGTAGTTGGACCAGTGCCTGACCATGCAGAGGCAGCAAAACTTTACAATGCTCTTTCCGCCACGGTTCGAAACACGCCAGCCGGCAAAGCCTACGGGGAGGAATTAGATCGTATCAAGCTTGTTGCCGTGGGTCAGCAGGCACCTGACTTCACCCAACAAACCCCGGATGGACGGCAAGTATCGTTGGCGGACTACCGCGGCAAGTACGTGCTGGTGGACTTTTGGGCCTCGTGGTGCGGCCCGTGCCGGGCCGAAAATCCGAACGTCATCAAAATTTATAACCAGTTCAAAGACAAGAATTTTGACATTCTAGGCGTGTCGCTTGATAAAGATCAGGCGCGTGAAAAATGGTTGAAAGCCATCCAAGATGACAAGCTAGCTTGGACCCAGGTCTCGGACCTGAAAGGCTGGCAAAACCAAGTCGCAATGCTTTATTGGGTGCGGGCCATTCCACAAAATTTTCTGATCGACCCCAGTGGTAAGATCGTGGCCACCAACCTACGCGGTGAGGCCTTGCAGACTACGCTGTCGAAGCTCATTAAGTAG
- a CDS encoding TlpA disulfide reductase family protein, with product MKNYLLGFLLLTAVTAQAQTPISFNVKGTVGKLNAPAKIYLVRGGNVLDSATFKNGAFELRGKTDVPQSADLVIKRDGKLGEGMFGIQDATRVYLEASPVVLTSPDSLRKATIKGGPVTADDQQLQASLKPILVKIQAFGAEAKKASKEERESPLFQERMRTQFEAINKEYAQLYRAFIKANPNSWVSLDILSSLGMMEAPEYTVVAPLYNAFSPALKRSPQGQRYGELVQTLKAVSLGSMAPSFTQKTPEGKSVSLADYRGKYVLVDFWASWCGPCREDNPNVRKVYSEFKSRNFEILGISLDNEKARDKWLKAIQDDQLAWTQVSDLKGWENEVARLYRIQSIPQNFLIDPSGKIVAHNLHGDELRNTLAQFIK from the coding sequence ATGAAGAACTATCTGCTTGGTTTCTTACTACTTACCGCCGTAACGGCTCAGGCGCAAACGCCTATTTCGTTCAACGTGAAAGGCACTGTTGGCAAGTTGAACGCCCCCGCCAAAATCTATTTAGTACGCGGAGGTAATGTATTGGACTCAGCGACCTTTAAAAACGGAGCTTTTGAGTTGAGAGGGAAAACGGATGTGCCCCAAAGCGCCGATCTGGTAATTAAGCGCGATGGTAAGCTAGGAGAAGGCATGTTCGGCATACAGGATGCTACTAGAGTGTACCTAGAAGCTAGCCCAGTGGTGCTTACAAGCCCCGATTCACTACGCAAGGCCACCATCAAAGGTGGCCCGGTAACAGCTGACGATCAACAGCTCCAAGCTTCACTAAAGCCCATTCTTGTCAAGATACAAGCATTTGGAGCGGAAGCGAAGAAAGCATCAAAGGAGGAACGAGAGTCTCCGCTGTTTCAGGAACGGATGAGAACTCAATTCGAGGCCATCAATAAGGAATATGCGCAGTTGTATCGAGCCTTCATCAAAGCCAACCCCAACTCTTGGGTAAGCTTAGACATCCTGTCCTCGCTAGGTATGATGGAAGCGCCCGAGTATACGGTAGTAGCTCCGCTCTATAATGCCTTTAGCCCCGCTCTCAAACGCAGTCCGCAAGGCCAGCGTTATGGCGAACTAGTACAGACTCTCAAAGCAGTTTCGCTTGGCTCAATGGCACCTAGCTTCACCCAGAAAACACCAGAAGGCAAAAGCGTATCCTTGGCAGACTACCGCGGCAAATACGTGTTGGTGGACTTTTGGGCAAGCTGGTGCGGACCCTGCCGGGAGGATAACCCGAATGTTAGAAAGGTCTATAGTGAATTCAAATCGCGCAACTTCGAAATTCTAGGAATCTCGCTGGATAACGAAAAAGCCCGCGACAAGTGGTTGAAGGCCATTCAAGACGACCAACTTGCCTGGACACAGGTGTCCGACTTGAAAGGCTGGGAAAACGAAGTAGCTCGCCTGTACCGCATTCAATCCATCCCGCAAAATTTCCTGATAGACCCGAGCGGTAAGATTGTAGCCCACAACCTGCACGGCGACGAACTGAGGAATACCTTAGCGCAGTTTATCAAGTAG